The following DNA comes from Peribacillus sp. FSL E2-0218.
CTCATATTGTTTATCAATTTTATTTTTAGTTGTGATAAAGATATAAGTAATCACAGAATAATAAGCTACTATTGTGGCTTTTATCCACCAAAATATAAACCTATTAGAAATTACTACTAAAAAGATAATTGCTAATGTGTAATATACGCCAGTGTATTGTCCCAATAGAATCACCTCCACTCTCTAGTTACCCATGTCAGTTTATTAATCTAAATTAGATGGGTTTTTCAAATAAGAACTAAGTATGTAGCCACAATCTTAACAATAGTAAGAAACAATCTTGGACAGTTTATTCCTAGAATTATCATAGGAAAACATTCGAACAAATTTAAACCCGGTTCCAAGAGCACCTTTCTTATTATTGTTTGGATTACATTTAGGGCATTGGTCGTCGTTCATTTACCTTTACACACTCCTTATTTGTATAATTTTGCTAATTAATAGGATACCACATTAATTTATATTTTTACTATTCTTAAGGAGTATTAATGTTTAACTTCACATTACGAATAAACGGTGATGCAACAAAAATCGAAAGGTTGATGAAGATGAAAAAGAAAATTGCGTTGTTTGTTTTAGGCGTTACATCATTGTATCTTTGGTAGGTTGTACGACAGAAGCAGATACGGTTTCTGAGAATCTTTCAAAGACAGCAGATTCTTTTGAAGTACAGATAAGAGTAGTATTTTTCAATGGTATAACAGACAAATATCTTCTTACTGTTGAAAGGCTATATGCACTTAATACTGAAAGTGGTAAGAAGCTAACTGTCACTTGCAAAGTTGGAGAAGGTCAATACAAGAAGCATTACCTTGGATTGAGTGATAACGTAAGCTACTTTGTAGAACAAACAGATGCGAAGTACGAAGATGCATACCACTATAAAGTGTTATTTAGACCGGAAGAAATCATTCCAGACATTGACTTACAGACAAGTAAATAAAGAATGTCGCAATACGAATAAACCAGGGAAGGAGCCAACTCATGAAAGAACTAGCCGAGCTCAGGAGAATTCTAGATGGCCAAAAGACCGTTCAACAAGACGGTTAAAACCTTTGCTGGATGAGATTTAAAGTTCCTATATCCAAACGGGCAATAAGGTGAGAAGTCAGAAAGAGACCGTTAAAAAATCAATTCAAATAAAAGATGGCACATTTCAAGGCAGCTCGTTTGGCGATGAAGGAGCTTTATCATTATAAATACAACAGGAAATAAAAATGAACCCAGGATAAAACCTGGATTCAGTAACTTATAAACGCTCACCATAATATTTTTTTTCTTCAATTGGGTGATCTAGATGGAATTCTTTTGCACAAAATATAAACCTACTATCTATATCGAAGCCAGCTTTATTTAAAACTTCTTCAGTGCCATGTGGTCCTGTCCCAGAGTAACCACTACTACACCCTGATAGATGAAGTTCATTTCCATTTTTGTCTTTAAGTATAAGGGCACTATAAATCAGATTATTGTTTTTACTGATTTCTTTATCAATTTTAGCTTCTGTAAAACGGTCGAATTGATCTTTAACGGCTTCAAATAAAGCTACACTTTTATCTGTAACGCCGCGGTCATCGCCATAATCTTTAATGATCATAATATTTCGTTTTTCCGATTCCTTATACAGTTGGAACTTTTGGTAGGTTGCACCATTTGTTGTACAAATGATTGGTTTTTCTAAATACTGTTTTTTACTTGAGGATCGATTAAACATTACATCCCTCCTAAAAAGTTATTTTATAAGTTTATTAGGAGAAAAAGAGATTAGTACAATAAAGATTAAAAAATTTAAAACAACGTTTTAATTTAAATTAATTTTGCATAAGGAGGGTAATTAATTATGAAAAAAAAGGAATTTAGGAACAGAGGTATGAAAGAACTAGCCAAGCTTAGAAGAATTGTGGACGACCAAAAATAAATGAAGAATCAAGACAACAAGCTGCTACTGAAAGATTTTCTAAGGCTAGAAACGCTTTGTAGTTAAAGGAAAACAAAAATTCAAATCTAATCTGAATATAAAGGGTGCCGTTACTATGTCAAACACGAAATTGAACGTATTATTCAAGAAAATGCAAAAGGATGATAAAAAGGAAGTTCTGGAGTTTCATGTGCAAGGTAATGAGCTGCCAAATACTCAGGAGCTTATCGGTTCAGCTGGATCTATTGTTATTTTAAATGTGGAGGAGAGTACAGCTGGAACATTCAATGCGGAATTTGTATCTGTACAGAAGGACTCTAAGAAAACCACCCTTAAATTTAATATTAAAGGCGATTCAGATGACAAGGTAATTAAGCTGTATCCACACGCTGGTAAAAGCGTCACGTTGTTTATGGAACCGTCCCAAATGTCTGTAGACGATTTCTATGAGGAGGAAGAACACGAAGGTATCGAATATCAAATTGGTCAAGATGGTACGGCGATTGTTTCTCCAAATCAGATGACTTTGGATGATGTGGCCCAGGACGAAGAGAGTGAAAATCAGGGTGTCCCTGGTAGCGACGATGATTCGTTTGCCCAGGTTACCCTAAGTAATGACGATTCTTTAGAATAATTTGTTTGGCCCTGGGCTCCTGCCTGGGGAACCTCTTTAGAAAATGGAGGAATATCATGAGTTTTGAATTACCTGAATTGGATCGAAAAGCCACTCAAACGGCTGTGGAGGCTGAATTAGAGAAATATCGATTATATAAGTACTTAATCTTCGAGGAACGCGAGGCTTCAGTTACTGCCAGTTCGGAGGAAAGATTTCATGGTCCAACTAATATGACTAGCGATCAAACAGGTTCCATTGCCATCTATAATGCAGATCAGCAGAAATATCGCAGAGATTATTGTAAGCGTGTTGAATGGGCTGTTCGAAGACTGCCTAATATGGAACGTTTTCTTATTGAGGAAAGATATATGTCAGAGGATGCAGAGTACTTGTCTGACTATAATGTGTATTGCTTTAAATTTCAGCCACCCATTTCTGAAAAGAAATATTCAAAGATTAGATGGAAAGCTTTTTATAAAATAGCATT
Coding sequences within:
- a CDS encoding ArpU family phage packaging/lysis transcriptional regulator translates to MSFELPELDRKATQTAVEAELEKYRLYKYLIFEEREASVTASSEERFHGPTNMTSDQTGSIAIYNADQQKYRRDYCKRVEWAVRRLPNMERFLIEERYMSEDAEYLSDYNVYCFKFQPPISEKKYSKIRWKAFYKIALNLNLAITKK